Genomic window (Arachis hypogaea cultivar Tifrunner chromosome 13, arahy.Tifrunner.gnm2.J5K5, whole genome shotgun sequence):
TACTAAATACTGTACGTACTACGCAGTACTCATACCTGTCGAATGAATTAACCAAAGTTGGTTATGGTTCATCTTTACCGAAGTTGGAGGAGACACACGCTACCGACGAGACATTTCAATTACAACCAACCAACGACAGTGACTATAACATTTCGATTTCAAGCTTTGGACAAAAGTAAAAACCCATGTTAAAGCACAAGTGATAATTACATCAACCAGAATCCACAAGCAAAAAAATTAATGGAACAGATACATCAACTCCCCCACAGGAAATCAACTGGGTAGGGAAAAAATTTGGGAGGGGGGATGACACAGTAGAGATTTAATTTGAGgattaaaataatgaaaaaagaggaaACTCAAAAGAAATTTTGGGTTGGAACCAAAGCTACTGAATACAACATAAGCACATGATTTAGTGGGACCAAACAATGTAAATGTAGGCAAATCCAGAGGAAACTCACGGAGAAGAAAGATAGATACATCATCTATAACTCTACAAGATCATGTTGGGTTTGGATTTGGTCCTGATCCTCTTTCAAGCTGGAGCGACGCAATTCTTCAATGCTCTGTACCACTTGAGACATGGAAGGGCGCTTATCCGGGTAGGGTGCTGCGCAATCAACTGCGAGCTGCAACAGCTGAACCATCTCCTCTTCAACATTCTGGTACCTCAGCAGCTCAAGATCAAACACCTCCGAAGTCCACTCTTCTCGGACAACGGATTGGACCCATCTAGGGAGGTCCACTCCTTCCTCGTTTAGGATAGCATGGGTGGGTGCTTTCCCGGTCAGTAGCTCCAAGAGCAGCACGCCAAAGCTGTACACATCTGCCTTCTGGGATACTTTGCGAGGATCAGTGACCTCAGGGGCGCGATAGCCGGCCACTCGGTTAGGGGTGGAGGAGGGGCCAACAAGGTGGGCGAGGCCGAAGTCAGATACTCTACCATCGTAGGACTTGGTTAAGAGGATATTAGAGGACTTAATGTTTCCATGAGAAACATTGGTTCCCTGTGAGTGAAGGTATTCAATCCCGCGTGCAGCTCCAAGTGCAATGCCTGACCTGATTTCCCAGTTTAACGGTGTCCTCCCCGCTCCTTTGTTTCCTGTAACAATAATCACATACATCATCGCATTGATGATACCAAATCTAATCCTAATTACTAAGTAACAAATCCAAATCCAAAGCAAGTGAAGTGCATCTTCTTGTTACGAAACATGTAAGGAGAGCCACTACACTACTCAAGTACTGACATGGCATTATAGCAATGATGATGACTCTTGAACACAAAGCAGATAGAACTTAGAagtaaacaaaaacaaataaaagaagacaAATGAAATGAAATGAGTGCTGACCATGCAAAAGAGCAGATAAGCTTCCGATGGGCATGTAATCATAGACAAGAAGCTTCTCATCTCTGCTGAAATAATAAGCCCTCAGAGGAACCAAGTTCTCATGATCCATTGCTCCCACAGACTCGATCTTCTCCTTGAACTCCTTCTCGGAAATCGTCACATCCTTCAACCTCTTCACAGCCACCACCGGCCCTGCCTCCAAAACCGCCTTGTACGCCGTACCAAACGTACCTTTCCCCAATACCTCCGCCGAAGCCCGAAGCAAATCCTCCAGATCAAATGGCCTCGCCGCCCCCGCTGTTGCAGAATTACCAAAAAACACCAACTTCTTGGCTCCACTACCACCGCCGCCGTTGGCCTCGGCCTTGTTTCCATTCCCTGCCGCCATAGCCGCTGCAGCTGCTGCAGCCACCGTAGACCCATTTTCGTGAGCGCCATTACTGTGGGGCCCCGGCCCGTTCTCCAACTCGTCCACTGGTTTGTCGCCTGGAAGTTCGGGCTCCGGATGCTTGACGGTTGCAACTTCAACGGCACTGGTCTTCTTGGAACTCTTCTTCCTACACAAAAGAATCAGTGCGAATACGAGCAGCAGAAGACACACGACGGATCCGATGACAATTCCAGCAATGGCACCGCCAGAtaacttgttcttcttcttggtcTTGTTATTGGGAATGTCGCCGGAAGGAGAAGATGCAGATGCATCGTCGCCGGGGCAGAGCTTGAGCGGGCGGCCGCAGAGGGAATTGCCAAGAAAGGAATCTTGGGGGAATTTCTGGAGCTTGTCGGGGACAGAGCCATTGAGGAAGTTGTTGGAGACGTTGAACTGCTCGAGGTCCGGCAGGCTGAGCTGCGGGATGGGACCGGAGAGCTGATTGTTTTGGAGGTAAAGAGTTCTAAGTCTGCTCAACTTGTTGAACTCTGCGGGGACCCCACCCGAGAAATTGTTGAAGCCAAGGTTCAGGCGGACCAGGTCCGGCAGCCGGAACAGCAACTCTGGGATTTCGCCGGAAAGCAGATTGCGCTGCAGGTACAGGTTCCGGAGGTTGATGCACGATGCCAGATCTGCGGGGAGGGGTCCCGTCAGCGCGTTGAACCGCAGGCTCAGGGTGCGAAGGTGTGTCAGGTTCCCGAATATTCCCGCCGGAATGCGCCCGGAGAGTGCCACGGCGGGCAGGTGGAGCTCCACCACCTGACCCTGCTCGCATTGCACGCCAGCCCAGTTGCAGGGGCTCTGGTTGGTCGCGTTCCAGAAGAGGGTTCTGCCGCCGACGGAGGACCGTAGAGCCAGCAATGCCGCCCGCTCCGATGCCAGATCTGCCTTTCCGAGTGGAAACACCACCACAAGCACCAGCACCAGCACCGTGGCCACAATGGCATTGGCCAGTGCCACCATTGCTCTGCTTTTGCTCACAACACACACAGAACGCAGAGGTTGCTGAGGTGGGTTGGTGGGTTATGGGTGTGGGTATATTTTGATTCTGATGGACATTgcgagagtgagagagagagatagagtaaCCGAAGACAAGAGTAGAGAAGGGCAAGctgcaatttttattttaattaattttgtctgTCACATTAAGAGATAGTGTGTGAGTTGGAGTTGGAGGTCCAGGCTGTGTGTTAATCAAGACACATTACCAACAAAAAGAAACCCTAGCTAGCTGTAGCTCTATCTCTCCACATAACTAAAGTTGATAGTCAactttcctcttttctttttcctttatcTCTCTCTACTTTTACTACTTTTTTCGTTTTTAAATAAAGATTTAATGAGTAAAGGATGATTTTTATTCCCAACATTtagagtaaatttttttaaagttttaatggtcttatttaagtttttaacgttttaaaattaatttaatattccgtaaacagaattgacggcggaacaaaattgagacgattttaaaacgttaaaaatttaaataggacgaaaatattggggacaaaaataatacatagaaataaattttaattttatttttcgataatatcaatttttactataaatagtattcaattattttttaatcacatctaaataaattacacttaatcatattactttcattttaaataaattatttttttataattttactcttaaagatttttagttatcataaaatgttagtagaatgactagtatataaacttgcagaaaagaaaaaaataatatatatacaataaaatataaattataccttttgtctcaggattttttaaaattataaaaaaataaatttatttaaaataaaagtaatgtgattaagtgtaatttatttagatataattaaaaaaataattgaatattatgtacagtaacaaattaatattattaaaaaataaaataaaataaaaatttatttttatgtaatgtttttgtccttaacgtttttgtcctatttaagtctctaacgtttcaaaatcgtctcaattttgtctcgtcatcaattctgttaacagatccctAACGACAAGATAACATTAAGCCAATTTtgaggacttaaataggacgattgaaacgttacgaacaactttaaaatttacccaaacgttggggacaaaaacaatactttactcaagATTTAATTATCCTTAAAACttgttttaataatataataataaaaatattttaatttttatgtatttaatatactaaaaattaattttaatcattttaataaaatatttttcatactatccttaaaatacacattaataaaaaatttaagtaaatatctattttaattttattttatgattaagtATTCATTTGTTATAATATTACCATTTGTGAGTCTCGTTCTTTATTAACCTTAAACAAATAATgtaaaagaatataaataaataagataattaaaaattattttacaagtaattttataaaaaaaattatgttgtaTATATTTATGTGTAAATTTTAGTATGTCTATATTTATAATGGTTACAGTAGTTATTAagtattataaaattaaagtcatattttttatgtttgaataatttttttaaatattattaaaatataaaaaattattttaattttaacaatatttttaaaatattataatatagaGATATTAGAAGGATCCACGTATAtatagaaagaaggaaagaaataaataagaattttCGGTCTTGTGAGATATTAAATTGAAAGCACCCAAAATTGGTgtttaaataaaagatatttaataataataatattagtcaaataatatttaaagttattttatataatataatatttataattttcaatacataattttataattatatatttattatatttaaaaatatataattattctaatgatcattataaatattaattacgTTAATTTTGGAttatttaaactaattttattatgttttaaatattattgtttattaatatatacgtaaataatttaatattaatgtgCTAAAACTATGTTTTTATTACCACTAAGAAAATCCATCATAGAAACGAAGTTTATTATTGAAgtagcatgaattgaaagaagaATAATATTATTCGCGGATTAATGTATTTTGATCATTGAAAACTAAAGTCGTGTCAAGATTAGTGTACATTAATAGATATTaacatatttattaatttatgttttttaagAGTATTTAATATGTATATTAATATTAAGGTGAGTTCTATGgtgtagaaagaaaaaaatttc
Coding sequences:
- the LOC112792109 gene encoding probable inactive receptor kinase At1g48480, coding for MVALANAIVATVLVLVLVVVFPLGKADLASERAALLALRSSVGGRTLFWNATNQSPCNWAGVQCEQGQVVELHLPAVALSGRIPAGIFGNLTHLRTLSLRFNALTGPLPADLASCINLRNLYLQRNLLSGEIPELLFRLPDLVRLNLGFNNFSGGVPAEFNKLSRLRTLYLQNNQLSGPIPQLSLPDLEQFNVSNNFLNGSVPDKLQKFPQDSFLGNSLCGRPLKLCPGDDASASSPSGDIPNNKTKKKNKLSGGAIAGIVIGSVVCLLLLVFALILLCRKKSSKKTSAVEVATVKHPEPELPGDKPVDELENGPGPHSNGAHENGSTVAAAAAAAMAAGNGNKAEANGGGGSGAKKLVFFGNSATAGAARPFDLEDLLRASAEVLGKGTFGTAYKAVLEAGPVVAVKRLKDVTISEKEFKEKIESVGAMDHENLVPLRAYYFSRDEKLLVYDYMPIGSLSALLHGNKGAGRTPLNWEIRSGIALGAARGIEYLHSQGTNVSHGNIKSSNILLTKSYDGRVSDFGLAHLVGPSSTPNRVAGYRAPEVTDPRKVSQKADVYSFGVLLLELLTGKAPTHAILNEEGVDLPRWVQSVVREEWTSEVFDLELLRYQNVEEEMVQLLQLAVDCAAPYPDKRPSMSQVVQSIEELRRSSLKEDQDQIQTQHDLVEL